From a region of the Pseudoxanthomonas sp. X-1 genome:
- the trmL gene encoding tRNA (uridine(34)/cytosine(34)/5-carboxymethylaminomethyluridine(34)-2'-O)-methyltransferase TrmL, producing MSAPFQLDVLLYQPEIPPNTGNVIRLCANTGARLHLIRPLGFALEDRQLKRAGLDYHEYAALQVHDDLPAALATIAPRRLFALSTRGRQRYDTIEYAPGDAFLFGPETRGLPADVLDALPAEQRLRLPMRPDNRSLNLSNTVAIMVFEAWRQQGFVGGA from the coding sequence ATGAGCGCGCCATTCCAGCTCGATGTGCTGCTCTACCAGCCGGAGATCCCGCCCAACACCGGCAACGTGATCCGGCTGTGCGCCAACACCGGCGCGCGCCTGCACCTGATCCGCCCGCTCGGGTTCGCCCTGGAGGATCGCCAGCTCAAGCGCGCCGGGCTGGACTATCACGAATACGCCGCGCTCCAGGTCCACGACGACCTGCCGGCCGCGCTGGCCACGATCGCGCCGCGCCGCCTGTTCGCCCTCAGCACCCGCGGCCGCCAGCGCTACGACACGATCGAGTACGCCCCGGGCGACGCCTTCCTGTTCGGCCCGGAGACCCGCGGCCTGCCGGCCGACGTGCTGGACGCGCTGCCGGCCGAACAGCGCCTGCGCCTGCCGATGCGGCCGGACAACCGCAGCCTCAACCTGTCCAACACCGTGGCGATCATGGTGTTCGAAGCCTGGCGCCAGCAGGGGTTCGTCGGCGGTGCCTGA
- a CDS encoding MarR family transcriptional regulator has product MDSPNTSRDLLQLDNQLCFALYSTNLALSRTYRGLLAALELTYPQYLVMLVLWERDGQTVSAIGEKLFLDSATLTPLLKRLQSAGLVTRTRAAQDERQVEIHLTDAGRALRSRAQSVPEGLFCAMDCSPDQLRALKAQLEDLRDKLARATPTA; this is encoded by the coding sequence ATGGACTCCCCGAACACATCCCGCGACCTGCTGCAGCTGGACAACCAGCTGTGCTTCGCGCTGTATTCGACCAACCTGGCGCTCAGCCGCACCTACCGTGGCCTGCTGGCCGCCCTAGAACTGACCTACCCGCAATACCTGGTGATGCTGGTGCTGTGGGAGCGCGACGGGCAGACCGTCTCGGCCATCGGCGAGAAGCTGTTCCTGGATTCGGCCACGCTGACGCCGCTGCTCAAGCGCCTGCAGTCGGCCGGCCTGGTGACCCGCACCCGCGCCGCGCAGGACGAGCGCCAGGTCGAGATCCACCTCACCGACGCCGGCCGCGCCCTGCGCAGCCGTGCGCAGTCCGTGCCCGAAGGCCTGTTCTGTGCCATGGACTGCTCCCCCGACCAGCTGCGCGCGCTCAAGGCGCAGCTGGAAGACCTGCGCGACAAGCTCGCGCGTGCCACCCCCACCGCTTGA
- a CDS encoding organic hydroperoxide resistance protein has product MKPDKILYTATAIAKGGREGRGITPDGPLDLQLSTPKELGGGGGPGTNPEQLFAIGYAACFIGAMKAVGAREKIKVPDDVAIESKVGIGPAGSAFAIAVELKIELPGLDRETAQKLVETAHQVCPYSNATRGNVDVVLTLV; this is encoded by the coding sequence ATGAAACCCGACAAGATCCTCTACACCGCCACCGCCATCGCCAAGGGCGGCCGCGAAGGCCGCGGCATCACTCCGGACGGTCCGCTGGACCTGCAGCTGTCCACGCCGAAGGAGCTCGGCGGCGGCGGCGGCCCCGGCACCAATCCCGAGCAGCTGTTCGCCATCGGCTACGCGGCCTGCTTCATCGGCGCGATGAAGGCCGTGGGCGCGCGCGAGAAGATCAAGGTGCCCGATGACGTGGCCATCGAGAGCAAGGTCGGCATCGGCCCGGCCGGCAGCGCGTTCGCCATCGCTGTCGAGCTGAAGATCGAGCTGCCGGGCCTGGATCGCGAGACCGCGCAGAAGCTGGTCGAGACCGCGCACCAGGTCTGCCCGTACTCCAACGCGACCCGCGGCAACGTGGACGTGGTGCTGACCCTGGTCTGA
- a CDS encoding Lrp/AsnC ligand binding domain-containing protein, whose amino-acid sequence MSQLPAALDRTDRRILALLQQDGRITNLKLADSVHLSPTATLERVKRLTTEGYIIGYRARLNPHKLGAGMLVFVEVLLDRTTPHILEEFQAAIRDQPEVMECHLVAGGFDYLIKLRAADMADYRDIAGRVLWKLPGVRETRTYAVMEEVKNSADLYLDI is encoded by the coding sequence ATGAGCCAACTTCCTGCCGCGCTGGACCGGACCGACCGCAGAATTCTCGCCCTGCTCCAGCAGGACGGCCGGATCACCAACCTCAAGCTGGCCGACAGCGTGCATCTGTCGCCCACCGCGACCCTGGAGCGGGTCAAGCGGCTGACGACAGAGGGCTACATCATCGGCTACCGCGCGCGGCTCAACCCGCACAAGCTCGGCGCCGGCATGCTGGTCTTCGTCGAGGTGCTGCTGGACCGCACCACGCCGCACATCCTGGAGGAGTTCCAGGCCGCCATCCGCGACCAGCCCGAGGTCATGGAATGCCACCTGGTCGCCGGCGGCTTCGACTACCTGATCAAGCTGCGCGCGGCCGACATGGCCGACTACCGCGACATCGCCGGCCGCGTGCTGTGGAAGCTGCCCGGCGTGCGCGAGACCCGCACCTATGCGGTGATGGAAGAGGTCAAGAACAGCGCGGACCTGTATCTGGACATTTAA
- a CDS encoding L-glutamate gamma-semialdehyde dehydrogenase: MRLPIPYRPEADVLAPLLQRLQDLDWALASGDAIGWIGQVRASKPSAFAMETLLREFPLSSAEGLALMRLAEALLRVPDADTAMTLTADQLGRADFSGASQSWLATLSNQAISLSKKMLGEDGQKAGFLARMGAKAVVAATVRAVQLMGKQFVMGETLDEALDDARKQRKARKGLRFSYDMLGEGARTDADAQAYMRKYHAAIAALAKSRDRSVPVEQADGISIKLSAIDARYEAVQHDHVMALLVPRVCELAEAAAQADLNLTIDAEESERLELSLEVFEAVATRTAARYPQWNGFGLAVQAYQTRALETIEEVARIARALKVRFMVRLVKGAYWDYEIKRAQELGLAAFPVFTHKHHTDLSYLACARAMLAMPDAIYPQIAGHNAGTIAAVLHLARAAGVPFELQRLHGMGDAVHEAAHRQYPDVGLRVYAPVGPHKDLLAYLVRRLLENGANSSFVHQLADETLPASALVSSPLHIAPQSAVTLPADILGVRRNTAGTDVSCEPMARSLLAAYPAAALPTPALTPVAQIDALVQTLAKGQKRWNATPVETRAAALEQAADALERDLAQWCALIVREGHRTWGDAVSEVREAADFCRYYALQARSLMAPQLLPGVTGERNTYALAGRGVWACISPWNFPLAIFTGQVVAALVTGNAVAAKPAEQTPGVGAAMIALLHRCGVPEDALIGVYGAGETGAALVAHPKIAGVAFTGSTPVAKAIARTLAGKDGPIVPLIAETGGLNAMIVDSTALPEQVVDAVVQSTFRSAGQRCSALRVLCVQDDIADGVIEMLAGAVALLKVGDPAQLSSDLGPVIDQDAFDKLQGQIAALEGRARLIARAPLPADAPVNSIAPVAFEIGALEQVREEVFGPVLQVLRWKGEVETLVEQINALGYGLTLGVQTRIDTRAQAIAARAEVGNVYVNRNMIGAVVGVQPFGGEGLSGTGPKAGGPNYLPRFCSESVVTINTTAAGGDVDLLMASH; this comes from the coding sequence ATGCGGTTGCCCATCCCCTACCGGCCCGAGGCCGATGTGCTCGCCCCGCTGCTGCAGCGCCTGCAGGACCTGGACTGGGCCCTGGCCAGCGGCGATGCGATCGGCTGGATCGGCCAGGTCCGCGCGTCCAAACCGTCGGCCTTCGCCATGGAAACGCTGCTGCGCGAGTTCCCGCTGTCCAGCGCCGAGGGCCTGGCCCTGATGCGCCTGGCCGAGGCCTTGCTGCGCGTGCCCGATGCCGACACCGCCATGACCCTCACCGCCGACCAGCTGGGCCGCGCCGATTTCTCCGGCGCCTCGCAGTCGTGGCTGGCCACCCTGTCCAACCAGGCCATCAGCCTGTCCAAGAAGATGCTGGGCGAGGACGGCCAGAAGGCCGGGTTCCTGGCCCGGATGGGCGCCAAGGCCGTGGTCGCCGCGACCGTGCGCGCGGTGCAGCTGATGGGCAAGCAGTTCGTCATGGGCGAGACCCTGGACGAGGCGCTGGACGATGCCCGCAAGCAGCGCAAGGCGCGCAAGGGCCTGCGCTTCTCCTACGACATGCTGGGCGAGGGCGCGCGTACCGACGCCGACGCGCAGGCCTACATGCGCAAGTACCACGCCGCCATCGCCGCGCTGGCCAAGTCGCGCGATCGCAGCGTGCCGGTGGAACAGGCCGACGGCATCTCGATCAAGCTCTCGGCCATCGACGCGCGCTACGAGGCCGTGCAGCACGACCACGTCATGGCGCTGCTGGTGCCGCGCGTGTGCGAGCTGGCCGAGGCCGCGGCCCAGGCCGACCTCAACCTGACCATCGACGCGGAGGAGAGCGAGCGCCTGGAGCTGTCGCTGGAGGTGTTCGAGGCGGTGGCCACGCGCACTGCCGCCAGGTATCCGCAGTGGAACGGCTTCGGCCTGGCCGTGCAGGCCTACCAGACCCGCGCGCTGGAGACGATCGAGGAGGTCGCCCGCATCGCCCGCGCGCTGAAGGTGCGCTTCATGGTGCGCCTGGTGAAGGGCGCCTACTGGGATTACGAGATCAAGCGCGCGCAGGAGCTGGGCCTGGCCGCGTTCCCGGTGTTCACCCACAAGCACCACACCGACCTGTCCTACCTGGCCTGCGCCCGGGCGATGCTGGCCATGCCCGACGCGATCTATCCGCAGATCGCCGGTCACAACGCCGGCACCATCGCCGCGGTGCTGCACCTGGCGCGTGCGGCCGGCGTGCCGTTCGAGCTGCAGCGCCTGCACGGCATGGGCGATGCGGTGCACGAGGCCGCGCATCGGCAGTACCCGGACGTGGGCCTGCGCGTGTACGCGCCGGTCGGCCCGCACAAGGACCTGCTGGCCTATCTGGTGCGCCGCCTGCTGGAGAACGGCGCCAATTCCTCCTTCGTCCACCAGCTGGCGGATGAGACACTGCCGGCCAGCGCGCTGGTGAGCTCGCCGCTGCACATCGCGCCGCAGAGCGCGGTGACGCTGCCGGCCGACATCCTGGGCGTGCGCCGCAACACTGCCGGCACGGACGTGAGCTGCGAGCCGATGGCCAGGTCGCTGCTGGCCGCCTATCCCGCCGCCGCGCTGCCGACGCCGGCGCTGACCCCGGTCGCGCAGATCGATGCCCTGGTGCAGACGCTGGCCAAGGGCCAGAAGCGCTGGAACGCCACGCCGGTCGAGACCCGCGCCGCCGCGCTGGAACAGGCCGCCGACGCGCTCGAACGCGACCTGGCGCAGTGGTGCGCGCTGATCGTGCGCGAAGGCCATCGCACCTGGGGCGATGCGGTCTCCGAAGTCCGCGAAGCCGCCGACTTCTGCCGCTACTACGCGCTGCAGGCACGCAGCCTGATGGCCCCGCAGCTGCTGCCGGGCGTCACCGGCGAGCGCAACACCTATGCCCTGGCCGGGCGCGGGGTGTGGGCGTGCATCTCGCCCTGGAACTTCCCGCTGGCGATCTTCACCGGCCAGGTGGTCGCCGCGCTGGTCACCGGCAACGCGGTGGCGGCCAAGCCGGCCGAGCAGACGCCGGGCGTGGGCGCGGCGATGATCGCCCTGCTGCACCGCTGCGGCGTGCCCGAGGACGCGCTGATCGGCGTGTACGGCGCAGGCGAGACCGGCGCGGCGCTGGTGGCGCATCCGAAGATCGCCGGCGTGGCCTTTACCGGCTCCACGCCGGTGGCCAAGGCCATCGCCCGCACCCTGGCCGGCAAGGACGGCCCGATCGTGCCGCTGATCGCCGAGACCGGCGGCCTCAACGCGATGATCGTCGACTCCACGGCGCTGCCCGAGCAGGTGGTCGACGCGGTGGTGCAGAGCACCTTCCGCAGCGCCGGCCAGCGCTGCTCGGCGCTGCGCGTGCTGTGCGTGCAGGACGACATCGCCGACGGCGTGATCGAGATGCTGGCCGGCGCCGTGGCGCTGCTGAAGGTCGGCGACCCCGCGCAGCTGTCCAGCGACCTGGGCCCGGTGATCGACCAGGACGCGTTCGACAAGCTCCAGGGCCAGATCGCCGCGCTTGAAGGCCGCGCGCGGCTGATCGCGCGCGCGCCGCTGCCGGCCGACGCGCCGGTCAACAGCATCGCGCCGGTGGCCTTCGAGATCGGCGCGCTGGAGCAGGTGCGCGAGGAAGTCTTCGGCCCGGTGCTGCAGGTGCTGCGCTGGAAGGGCGAGGTGGAAACGCTGGTCGAGCAGATCAATGCGCTCGGCTACGGCCTGACCCTGGGCGTGCAGACCCGCATCGACACCCGCGCCCAGGCCATCGCCGCGCGGGCCGAGGTCGGCAACGTCTACGTCAACCGCAACATGATCGGCGCGGTGGTGGGCGTGCAGCCGTTCGGTGGCGAGGGCCTGTCCGGCACCGGCCCCAAGGCCGGCGGTCCGAACTACCTGCCGCGCTTCTGTTCCGAGTCGGTGGTGACCATCAACACCACCGCGGCGGGCGGCGACGTGGACCTGCTGATGGCCTCGCACTAG
- a CDS encoding helix-turn-helix domain-containing protein, whose protein sequence is MADRIRQARRLKALSQTQLAEHVGVQRSAVAQWERAGGTHPSVEHLAQIAVITQVLFEWLATGRGPMISAATQAEAASGTPAPAAECLARDEVETRVLQLIRKLSPHRRSDACDMLRAMVG, encoded by the coding sequence ATGGCAGATCGCATTCGTCAGGCCCGCCGGTTGAAGGCCCTGTCGCAGACCCAGCTGGCCGAGCACGTCGGCGTGCAGCGCAGCGCCGTGGCGCAGTGGGAACGCGCGGGCGGAACGCACCCCAGCGTGGAGCACCTGGCGCAGATCGCGGTGATCACGCAGGTGCTGTTCGAATGGCTGGCCACCGGGCGCGGCCCGATGATCAGCGCGGCCACGCAGGCCGAAGCCGCCTCCGGCACGCCGGCGCCCGCGGCCGAGTGTCTGGCCCGCGATGAGGTGGAAACCCGGGTCCTGCAGCTGATCCGCAAGCTCTCGCCGCACCGGCGTTCGGACGCCTGCGACATGCTGCGCGCGATGGTGGGCTGA
- a CDS encoding NAD(P)H-dependent glycerol-3-phosphate dehydrogenase, translating into MKALNVAVLGAGSWGTALAALIARHGHQAVLWGRDAVVAEAIEGRHENPRYLPGIELPDTLRATTDLATAMADADLVLVVVPSHAFTETLRALAPLRPRHAGVSWATKGFEPGSSRFLHEVAEDVLGPEVPLAVVTGPSFAKEVAQGLPTALTIHGADDAFCKQVADVLHGPAFRAYTGNDMVGAELGGAMKNVLAVATGVADGMGLGLNARAGLITRGLNEMLRLAAAIGARPETLMGLAGLGDLVLTCTGDLSRNRRLGLALGRGQSIDEAVREIGQVVESVQTADEVMRQARRYGIDLSISEAVRDVLHGDITPAEGLERLLAREQKPEYPETLFQ; encoded by the coding sequence ATGAAGGCGTTGAACGTCGCAGTGCTCGGCGCCGGTTCCTGGGGAACCGCGCTGGCGGCCCTGATCGCCCGGCACGGCCACCAGGCCGTGCTGTGGGGACGCGATGCGGTCGTGGCCGAGGCCATCGAAGGTCGCCACGAGAATCCGCGTTACCTGCCGGGCATCGAACTGCCCGACACCCTGCGCGCCACCACCGACCTGGCCACCGCCATGGCGGACGCCGACCTGGTGCTGGTGGTCGTGCCCTCGCATGCCTTCACCGAGACGCTGCGCGCGCTGGCGCCGCTGCGCCCCCGCCATGCGGGCGTGAGCTGGGCGACCAAGGGGTTCGAGCCCGGTTCCAGTCGCTTCCTGCACGAGGTGGCCGAGGACGTGCTGGGTCCGGAGGTGCCGCTGGCGGTGGTGACCGGGCCCTCCTTCGCCAAGGAAGTCGCCCAGGGCCTGCCCACCGCGCTGACCATCCACGGCGCCGACGACGCGTTCTGCAAGCAGGTCGCCGACGTGCTGCACGGCCCGGCGTTTCGCGCCTATACCGGCAACGACATGGTCGGGGCCGAGCTGGGCGGGGCGATGAAGAACGTGCTGGCCGTGGCCACCGGCGTGGCCGACGGCATGGGCCTGGGGCTCAACGCGCGCGCTGGACTGATCACCCGCGGCCTCAACGAGATGCTGCGCCTGGCCGCGGCGATCGGCGCGCGCCCGGAGACGCTGATGGGTCTGGCCGGCCTGGGCGACCTGGTGCTGACCTGCACGGGCGACCTGTCGCGCAACCGCCGCCTGGGCCTGGCCCTGGGCCGCGGCCAGTCCATCGACGAGGCCGTGCGCGAGATCGGGCAGGTGGTCGAGTCGGTGCAGACCGCCGACGAGGTGATGCGCCAGGCGCGCCGCTACGGCATCGACCTGTCGATCAGCGAGGCCGTGCGCGATGTCCTGCACGGCGACATCACCCCGGCCGAAGGCCTGGAACGCCTGCTGGCGCGCGAGCAGAAGCCGGAGTATCCGGAAACGCTGTTCCAGTAG
- the secB gene encoding protein-export chaperone SecB, producing MSDETLNGANEAATQANGPNFTVEKIYVKDVSFEVPGAPAIYSENIAPELNLNLNQRVQRLAENAFEVILGVTLTCKAGDKTAYVAEVQQAGVFGLAGFDPQTIDALLGTQCPSILFPYVRQLLSDLIQAGGFPPFFLQPINFDGLYAETLRQRAAQGQQGVIENDPPVGNA from the coding sequence ATGTCCGACGAGACCCTCAACGGCGCCAACGAAGCCGCCACCCAGGCCAACGGCCCGAACTTCACCGTCGAAAAGATCTACGTCAAGGACGTGTCCTTCGAGGTCCCCGGCGCGCCGGCGATCTACTCGGAGAACATCGCTCCGGAGCTCAACCTCAACCTCAACCAGCGCGTGCAGCGCCTGGCCGAGAACGCCTTCGAGGTGATCCTGGGCGTGACCCTGACCTGCAAGGCCGGCGACAAGACCGCCTACGTGGCCGAGGTGCAGCAGGCCGGCGTGTTCGGTCTGGCCGGCTTCGACCCGCAGACCATCGACGCGCTGCTGGGCACCCAGTGCCCGAGCATCCTGTTCCCGTACGTGCGCCAGCTGCTGAGCGACCTGATCCAGGCCGGCGGCTTCCCGCCGTTCTTCCTGCAGCCGATCAACTTCGACGGCCTGTACGCCGAAACGCTGCGCCAGCGCGCCGCCCAGGGCCAGCAGGGCGTGATCGAGAACGATCCGCCGGTGGGCAACGCCTGA
- a CDS encoding rhodanese-like domain-containing protein: MNFDQLKAFAADNAMLSMALVGLTLAILVTEVMRLFRGYKGVRPGELTALINNDNALVLDLSASGDFEKGHIPGSRNLAGKFDPKHKLLAGATDRPVVLVCRSGQTAPGAAAQLKKAGFAKVYVLEGGVGAWQAADLPLVKGRA, from the coding sequence GTGAATTTCGACCAACTCAAGGCTTTCGCCGCCGACAACGCGATGCTGTCCATGGCCCTGGTGGGCCTGACCCTGGCGATCCTCGTCACCGAGGTCATGCGCCTGTTCCGCGGCTACAAGGGCGTGCGCCCGGGCGAACTGACCGCGCTGATCAACAACGACAACGCGCTGGTGCTGGACCTGTCGGCCAGCGGCGATTTCGAGAAGGGCCACATCCCCGGCAGCAGGAACCTGGCCGGCAAGTTCGATCCCAAACACAAGCTGCTCGCCGGCGCGACCGATCGGCCGGTGGTGCTGGTGTGCCGCAGCGGCCAGACCGCGCCGGGCGCCGCGGCCCAGCTGAAGAAGGCCGGGTTTGCCAAGGTCTATGTGCTCGAGGGCGGCGTGGGCGCCTGGCAGGCCGCCGACCTGCCGCTGGTCAAGGGCCGCGCCTGA
- a CDS encoding YiiD C-terminal domain-containing protein has product MNDDALLDALRATCAQMPPVVAMRMALRRFDGTRLHTTAPLAANVNDKGTAFGGSLVALMTLAGWALTTLQLRKAGLDAEVYVADSQVRYRAPLLDELVAQAWLAPEADWAGFIDTFVRRGKARATLLAQVLLPDGGVAAELSGRYVALAKR; this is encoded by the coding sequence ATGAACGACGACGCCCTGCTCGACGCGCTGCGCGCGACCTGCGCGCAGATGCCGCCGGTGGTGGCGATGCGCATGGCGCTGCGCCGCTTCGATGGCACGCGCCTGCACACGACCGCGCCGCTGGCCGCCAACGTCAACGACAAGGGCACCGCCTTCGGCGGCAGCCTGGTCGCGCTGATGACCCTGGCCGGCTGGGCGCTGACCACGCTGCAGCTGCGCAAGGCCGGGCTGGACGCCGAGGTCTACGTGGCCGACAGCCAGGTGCGCTACCGCGCCCCGCTGCTGGACGAGCTGGTCGCCCAGGCCTGGCTGGCGCCGGAAGCCGACTGGGCGGGCTTCATCGACACCTTCGTGCGCCGCGGCAAGGCGCGCGCCACCCTGCTGGCGCAGGTGCTGCTGCCCGACGGCGGGGTCGCGGCCGAACTGAGCGGCCGCTACGTGGCCCTGGCAAAGCGGTAG
- a CDS encoding uroporphyrinogen-III synthase, whose product MGQGKARAWYVISLRPQGGHAALRRAAARVGAGVIALSPWSLVAREDDEARQAWEAARACEVVVFTSPAAVRFAHALVPIGAGPGQVLIGTGSGTRAALARLGLAALAPSRMDSEGLLDLPALATLARRPVGLVTAPQGRGTLAPALQARGAQLHLAEVYQRQPVPLSARAIARLDALQAPACVLVTSGGALREVLERLPARSAAALRAQPAIVASARLAGLALQAGFERVLQAEGPRAAQLLATAQAMYSHRLS is encoded by the coding sequence ATGGGCCAGGGCAAAGCGCGCGCATGGTACGTCATCTCCCTGCGGCCTCAGGGCGGGCACGCCGCGCTGCGCCGCGCTGCCGCGCGCGTGGGCGCCGGGGTGATCGCGCTCTCGCCCTGGTCGCTGGTGGCGCGCGAGGACGACGAAGCGCGGCAGGCCTGGGAGGCGGCGCGGGCCTGTGAGGTGGTGGTGTTCACCAGCCCGGCGGCGGTGCGCTTCGCCCATGCCCTGGTGCCCATCGGCGCGGGTCCGGGCCAGGTCCTGATCGGTACCGGCAGCGGCACGCGCGCGGCGCTGGCGCGGCTGGGGCTGGCGGCGCTCGCCCCGTCCCGCATGGACAGCGAGGGTCTGCTGGACCTGCCGGCGCTGGCCACGCTCGCGCGGCGCCCGGTCGGGCTGGTCACCGCGCCGCAGGGGCGCGGCACACTGGCGCCGGCGCTGCAGGCGCGCGGTGCGCAGCTGCACCTGGCCGAGGTGTATCAGCGCCAGCCGGTGCCGCTGTCGGCACGGGCCATCGCCCGGCTCGACGCGCTGCAGGCGCCGGCCTGCGTGCTGGTGACCAGCGGCGGCGCGCTGCGCGAGGTGCTCGAACGCCTGCCCGCGCGCTCGGCGGCGGCGCTGCGCGCGCAGCCGGCGATCGTGGCCAGCGCGCGGCTGGCGGGCCTGGCGCTGCAGGCCGGATTCGAGCGGGTGCTGCAGGCCGAAGGCCCGCGTGCGGCGCAGCTGCTGGCGACCGCGCAGGCCATGTACTCACATCGCTTGAGCTAG
- a CDS encoding uroporphyrinogen-III C-methyltransferase, giving the protein MNDAIASAESEPRPRRRIWPALIALLLIAALAAGGWYGWQQWQGRRSAQEDQLQRQLAALDQRIDALRGDARAQSERIQDAAATNRVLRDEMLGLSQRGALLEDTVAKLADSTRQGAAALRLDQTELELHLAAQRLTIAGDLPGAQQAYALAADTLAGLDDPRVLNLKQSLEQERAAVLRLGAGPKAQALQRLDAASAALAQLPRQVPVDPATRPAWQRVLAPLVDVRPSGARVAVVPAQRAAFDNALQLELTLARAAAERHDAAGFRAAVLRAAGWVPRLWPATPQASALERQLRQIAALPLQPQIPELGSTLAQLQAQRGKATGATPWPATPPSPSAPAAQAPTEGTP; this is encoded by the coding sequence TTGAACGATGCCATCGCCAGCGCCGAGTCCGAGCCGCGCCCGCGCCGCCGCATCTGGCCAGCCCTGATCGCGCTGCTGCTGATCGCCGCACTGGCGGCGGGCGGCTGGTACGGCTGGCAGCAATGGCAGGGCCGGCGCAGCGCACAGGAGGATCAGCTCCAGCGCCAGCTGGCCGCACTGGACCAGCGCATCGACGCCCTGCGCGGCGATGCCCGCGCCCAGAGCGAACGCATCCAGGACGCGGCCGCCACCAACCGCGTGCTGCGCGATGAAATGCTCGGCCTGAGCCAGCGCGGCGCGCTGCTGGAAGACACCGTGGCCAAGCTCGCCGATTCCACCCGCCAGGGCGCCGCCGCGCTGCGCCTGGACCAGACCGAGCTGGAACTGCACCTGGCCGCCCAGCGCCTGACCATCGCCGGCGACCTGCCCGGCGCGCAGCAGGCCTATGCCCTGGCCGCCGACACCCTGGCCGGCCTGGACGACCCGCGCGTGCTCAACCTCAAGCAGTCGCTGGAACAGGAGCGCGCCGCGGTCCTGCGCCTGGGCGCAGGACCGAAGGCCCAGGCCCTGCAGCGGCTCGATGCCGCCAGCGCCGCGCTGGCCCAGCTGCCGCGTCAGGTGCCCGTGGATCCGGCCACGCGCCCGGCCTGGCAGCGCGTGCTCGCCCCACTGGTGGATGTGCGGCCCAGCGGCGCGCGCGTGGCGGTGGTCCCGGCCCAGCGCGCCGCCTTCGACAACGCTCTGCAGCTGGAACTCACCCTGGCCCGCGCCGCCGCCGAGCGTCACGATGCCGCCGGGTTCCGCGCCGCGGTGCTGCGCGCCGCCGGCTGGGTGCCACGGCTGTGGCCGGCCACCCCGCAGGCCAGCGCGCTGGAGCGCCAGCTGCGCCAGATCGCGGCCCTGCCGCTGCAGCCGCAGATCCCCGAACTGGGCAGCACCCTGGCCCAGCTGCAGGCCCAGCGCGGCAAGGCGACCGGCGCCACGCCATGGCCGGCAACGCCTCCGTCCCCGTCCGCGCCCGCCGCGCAGGCCCCCACGGAGGGCACGCCATGA